The following coding sequences are from one Danaus plexippus chromosome 13 unlocalized genomic scaffold, MEX_DaPlex mxdp_15, whole genome shotgun sequence window:
- the LOC116770186 gene encoding UNC93-like protein codes for MKDPQVEYKPRETWRIMKNAVIISVAFMVHFTAYSGAANLQSSINAESGLGTVSLAAVYAGLIFSNIFLPVVIIKWLGTKWAISLSFITYMPYIAAQLYPTFYTLIPAALIVGLGGGPLWCAKCTYLSVISEAHSTISDISPEVLLVRFLGLFFMIFQFNQVWGNLISSLVISSGDNVAAVTTVNDSFIPQLCGGNFLPTKDAGQALQQQPPEKIQMIAGIYLGCMAAAALIVAVGVDSMKRYKTSRSQTGSSLSGMALLAVTVKLLVEPNQLMLVIINIFVGMQQAFFGADFTAAFVSCAVGTGTVGFVMVAYGLADAIGCVVTGYLAKLTGRMPLIGLATVLHSLLLMSLLAWSPQQHQAYIMYIIAVLWGFCDSIWLVQINAYYGILFKGREEAAFSNFRLWESVGYIIAYIISPFLKTSIKTYILIVAMIVGVIFYFIVEYRDRKAKRVIEIEEKKTRKAKSLAGQENTAYVQGE; via the exons ATGAAGGATCCGCAAGTTGAATACAAACCGAGGGAAACATGGAGAATAATGAAGAATGCTGTGATTATCAGCGTAGCTTTCATGGTGCACTTCACAGCCTATAGT ggTGCAGCAAATCTTCAAAGCTCGATCAATGCGGAGTCCGGTCTTGGGACAGTTTCCTTGGCGGCGGTGTACGCTGGTCTTATATTTTCCAATATATTCCTCCCCGTTGTTATTATCAA ATGGCTGGGCACAAAATGGGCgatatctttatcttttataacttatatgcCGTACATAGCTGCACAGTTGTATCCAACGTTCTATACCCTCATACCGGCCGCTTTGATCGTTGGTTTGGGAGGTGGGCCTCTATGGTGCGCTAAGTGCACTTACTTGTCAGTG ATATCAGAGGCACATAGCACGATATCCGACATTTCGCCGGAGGTGTTATTAGTCCGATTTCTTGGCTTGTTTTTCATGATCTTCCAGTTTAATCAAGTTTGGGGGAATCTTATTTCATCTTTag TGATATCATCGGGTGACAATGTGGCAGCTGTGACAACAGTCAACGATTCTTTCATACCTCAGTTGTGTGGAGGCAACTTCCTACCCACCAAAGACGCGGGACAGGCTCTTCAACAACAGCCTCCAGAGAAGATACAGATGATAGCTG GCATTTATTTGGGGTGTATGGCCGCTGCCGCACTCATTGTCGCCGTCGGCGTGGACTCAATGAAAAG GTATAAAACAAGTCGCAGCCAGACCGGTTCCAGTCTCTCGGGGATGGCGCTCCTCGCTGTCACGGTCAAGTTACTGGTGGAGCCTAACCAGCTCATGCTGGTCATTATTAACATCTTCGTGGGCATGCAGCAGGCTTTCTTCGGGGCTGATTTCACTGCG gcGTTCGTGTCATGTGCCGTTGGCACTGGAACTGTGGGTTTTGTGATGGTGGCCTATGGGTTAGCTGACGCTATAGGATGTGTCGTGACTGGATATTTAGCGAAG TTAACTGGTCGAATGCCTCTGATCGGTCTGGCGACGGTCCTGCACAGCCTCCTATTGATGTCGCTGCTGGCATGGAGTCCTCAACAGCACCAAGCATACATCATGTACATCATCGCTGTTTTGTGGGGATTTTGTGATTCTATATGGCTAGTGCAGATCAATG CCTACTACGGAATCCTCTTCAAAGGTAGAGAAGAAGCCGCGTTTTCTAACTTCAGACTTTGGGAGTCAGTGGGCTACATCATAGCATACATCATATCACCGTTCTTGAAAACCAGTATTAAGACTTACATATTGATAGTAGCTATGATCGTAGGAGTAATCTTCTACTTCATAGTGGAATATAGAGACAGAAAGGCAAAAAGAGTGATAGAAATAGAAGAAAAGAAAACAAGGAAGGCGAAAAGTTTGGCCGGTCAAGAAAATACAGCTTATGTTCAAGGAGAATAA